From Klebsiella electrica, the proteins below share one genomic window:
- the ydgU gene encoding small membrane protein YdgU, whose translation MLQRYRFELILILLVLCALFTLRLIFK comes from the coding sequence ATGCTGCAGCGCTATCGTTTTGAGCTTATTCTGATCCTGTTAGTCCTCTGCGCGCTTTTTACCCTTCGCCTTATTTTCAAATAA